NNNNNNNNNNNNNNNNNNNNNNNNNNNNNNNNNNNNNNNNNNNNNNNNNNNNNNNNNNNNNNNNNNNNNNNNNNNNNNNNNNNNNNNNNNNNNNNNNNNNNNNNNNNNNNNTTGGGATTCGTTTAAAATTCTgtgaaaatttcatttaactCTAACACAATGAGATGTAgtcattcataaaaatttaataatgttATGACAAttcgaattgaaaaaaatattatatctAAATTTATGCGGATACANAGGACAGATATTCAGTTACTTACAAACATTACGTTATCCaacattaaatattttttaaagaacaaTAGAGTATGtacttattttcattttatgtaagaatcttttttatttttaaaggttcataatattataagaaTTAAAGTTTATTATTGCGTTCTGtcatattcctttttatcattacatagaattattcataaaaaattgaacaagtGTCATTTTAGCAAACATATATCTCTAAAATTCtactattttataaaaatatatattatataggtgacattgtaaatttttcattactaaaaaaatgtatacataaaaaataaaataaatatttataataatataaaaaaaaaactaatgtTGATTaggttttttattttaaaaaaaatataatatactaCAAAGGAATTAACTAAAAAGagtaattataataaatccCACAAAATAagtttaatataattaaatgtatttttaatagaatattcctttttagtTTAAGATTTTTACAATTGTTAATTTCGAGGTATAATCATTCCCAATGTAAATCAAAATAAggttaaatatatttataaaaactgTGGAAgttgtgatattttttaaataaaaattttttataattacacaattgtgtatgtgttttttttgttaaataaataattgaaaTGGAcataatccttttttatagttTTGTATAAAATACAATGACACATGTATAGTTAAactaaaaaagtaaaatgtttttatttcgttaggtatattatttacataaacaAATGGATATTATATAGAGCCTAATGTCAAGAGGGAATATTAATGATAAACTTATGTGTAAATGAAAACATAAATTCCATCGCATTACGTAAGACATGACATGTAGGATAATATCAATGGAGCAAACATATAAATTGAATGTAATTGAaaacaataaattatatatatttgatgGGCATGATGTTTACAGTTTCGTGTGAAAAGTTGGGAGACTGTACATGAACATTACTGAgaatcatatattttttaagtaaaaattaatattaagttagaaaatgaaattatgACGAAACAATAAGCaaacccaaaaaaaagggaaaacgagtgtttttccaataaattatatgtcATTAGCTCCTtgtaacaaattttatgttaatacatattaatatggaaaaaattatgtaatatcaacacattttaaaattggaaACATCCTATGGCAGTCTACGACATTTTCGCACTTAATTGATCTTTTTGGAGAATATTCTAAAATAATCCCCAAAACTACATTTTCCATCATTttctatataaatataatattttaggattttaaaaaatgtataaaataatataaaaaaggatgataCAGCAAATGGAATATAGTACAAAATTTCGGTTGCATTCATACCGTagtgtaaaaaagaaaatccaactaataaaattataactgGAAGAATAAacaataaaaacattttcttatacataattttattaaatactTTAGAACTTTTTAATCTGTCATACTTCACTTTTTCTATGTTATTAAGtatattgaatattttttttcaaaataaaagtctacttttttaaaaatgtttatttttgatgTATAATAATGTACATTGATCACTTCCTTTTctaattcatttaatttgATATTATCGTTTACTAATTGGCCATAATTATCATGCCATTGTAAGAAAGAGTCATTATATGGTTGTTTTAATCCCTGCTCATCATATTCATTATAATCAATTGGCGTTTTTCTACTGAATTCTCTATTCCCTTTATGCTTAGACAATAATTGTTTGCTCACTGAATCAAATGTTTTGCCATTAGTTTGCCTCCATTCCAATTGTGCTTTAATGGTACCCTAAAattgtataaatatacattcaTATGTGAAGATAGTTTTATTATCATGaaggaaatattatttatcaaaataatttaaaatatatattactcTAAACAAATAGTTCTTATAATGAATGGTTGTAATAATGGCTTACACAAagtaaataaagaaataatagaACTTTAGAAAAGGGGTGAAACTTACAATTCCATCCCATGCTGCTTTCTAGttacataatattttcagTAAGATAAAGGgttaactttttctttttgtactGTTATCCTGAATAAAAATGCTTTGCTTACtctattattattttgttgtttatTTGCTTACTATTTTTCTTTGCGACAATAtcattt
This sequence is a window from Plasmodium cynomolgi strain B DNA, chromosome 3, whole genome shotgun sequence. Protein-coding genes within it:
- a CDS encoding hypothetical protein (putative) — encoded protein: GTIKAQLEWRQTNGKTFDSVSKQLLSKHKGNREFSRKTPIDYNEYDEQGLKQPYNDSFLQWHDNYGQLVNDNIKLNELEKEVINVHYYTSKINIFKKYDRLKSSKVFNKIMYKKMFLLFILPVIILLVGFSFLHYGMNATEILYYIPFAVSSFFILFYTFFKILKYYIYIENDGKCSFGDYFRIFSKKIN